Proteins from one Triticum aestivum cultivar Chinese Spring chromosome 7A, IWGSC CS RefSeq v2.1, whole genome shotgun sequence genomic window:
- the LOC123154041 gene encoding UDP-glycosyltransferase 90A1 encodes MAASPPLRHVAMLPFMAKGHAMPLLHLAHLLLGRRLASAVSFFTTPRNAPFIRAGLAGAGAGAAVVELPFPSEQDAPQSTDELPSSTSLVDFVTAVAALQPAFADALAKIEPRPDLLVHDGFLRWAKDIADELGMPRLVTLGFGGFATYVNRAVTTHRPHARVSSPSERFPVHGVPDLRLTKADLNPPFDDPEPSGPHWDLICKNRISMYSSRGIIVNSFHELESIYIDLWNREFDVKMWPIGPLCLAASEPAVQTKDDHEISEWLDSRLAMGRPVLYVAFGSQAELSRAQLEEIAVGLDSSGVDFLWVVRSKWLNPDDRFNQRFGDRGKVVEGFINQLGVLGHKSVKGFFTHCGWNSVLESITMGVPILAFPMAAEQKLNAKFVVDVIHVGLRVRPKEDASKGGSGVVMGGDVQALARELILGEEGKRAAARAGELSMSSRKTMDIGGSSFENLARMVQEVSETHANNGE; translated from the coding sequence ATGGCTGCTTCACCGCCGCTCCGTCACGTGGCCATGCTCCCCTTCATGGCGAAAGGCCACGCCATGCCGCTCCTCCACCTCGCGCATCTCCTTCttggccgccgcctcgcctcggccGTCAGCTTCTTCACCACCCCGCGCAACGCGCCCTTCATCCGCGCTGGCCTCGCtggtgccggcgccggcgccgcggtCGTCGAGCTTCCGTTCCCATCCGAGCAGGACGCCCCGCAGAGCACGGACGAGCTCCCATCGTCGACCAGTCTCGTCGACTTCGTCACCGCGGTGGCGGCGCTCCAGCCGGCGTTCGCGGACGCACTCGCCAAGATCGAGCCCAGGCCGGACCTGCTCGTCCATGACGGCTTCCTCCGGTGGGCCAAGGACATCGCCGACGAGCTCGGCATGCCGCGGCTTGTCACCCTCGGCTTCGGCGGCTTCGCCACGTACGTCAACCGGGCAGTCACGACACACAGGCCGCACGCACGCGTGAGCTCGCCGTCCGAGCGGTTCCCGGTCCACGGTGTGCCGGACCTCCGCCTCACGAAGGCCGACCTCAACCCGCCGTTCGACGACCCGGAGCCTTCCGGCCCGCACTGGGACTTAATTTGCAAGAACCGCATCAGCATGTACTCCAGCCGGGGCATCATCGTCAATTCCTTCCACGAGCTGGAGTCGATCTACATCGACCTGTGGAACCGGGAGTTCGACGTCAAGATGTGGCCCATCGGACCGCTCTGTCTTGCGGCCTCCGAACCGGCAGTCCAGACCAAGGACGACCATGAGATCTCAGAGTGGCTGGACTCGAGGCTTGCCATGGGTCGGCCGGTTCTCTACGTCGCGTTCGGCTCGCAGGCCGAGCTGAGCCGGGCACAGCTGGAAGAGATCGCCGTCGGGTTGGACAGCTCCGGTGTGGACTTCCTATGGGTGGTCCGGTCCAAATGGCTCAATCCAGATGACCGGTTTAATCAGAGGTTCGGAGACAGGGGCAAGGTGGTGGAAGGTTTCATTAACCAGCTCGGAGTTCTGGGTCACAAATCAGTGAAAGGATTTTTCACCCACTGCGGATGGAACTCGGTGCTGGAGAGCATCACCATGGGCGTGCCAATACTGGCGTTCCCAATGGCGGCCGAGCAGAAGCTCAATGCCAAATTCGTCGTGGACGTGATCCATGTGGGGCTCCGAGTTCGGCCGAAGGAAGACGCCAGCAAGGGAGGTAGTGGGGTGGTTATGGGTGGAGACGTGCAGGCGTTGGCAAGGGAACTGATCTTGGGAGAGGAAGGGAAACGCGCCG